The nucleotide window AAATCATTTTATAAAGCGGGAATTTTTATTTAAAGTGAATCCTGATCATTTTATTACTGCCGGCAGCAATTGCAGTAGTTTCATCAACAAATCGAATTGTATATAAACTAGGATCTTTACTAAATTGCACCCAATTCACACCGCCGTCAGAGGAGTAATACAAACCCGAAGCTCCTACAACCACAATTCCTTTTCCGTTACTTTTTGGAACATATTGAACACAAGAAGCATATCCGAAAGCTTGATTAACTGCAATAAGTTTCCAGGTTTTTCCGCCATCATTCGTAACAGCTTTATTTTCTGAATTTTGATTCGGTAGCTCATAATTCCCACCTGATATAAAACCTCTTTTTGCATCATAAAAATCGGCAGTAAAAATTCCGGTCATTTGCTTTCCTTGTATTATAGGTGTTTCATAAGCACTCCAAGAATTCCCTTTGTCCGGAGAATAAAAGACTCTTGATTTCTTTCCGCCAGAAACAATCCAAGTATTATTATCCTCTACAATTATATTCGTATTGCTTGCCGCAAAATGAGCCTCCCCTTCAAAAAGTTTTGGTAGTTTTCCATCTGGTAATTTATTCCAAGTTTTTCCGCCATCATTTGTTTTTATTATAGTAAGACGATCAGTTATGGGATCACCAACAGCAATTCCATCCTTATCATTCCAAAACTGCATACTATCATAAAAAACTTTTTCATTTTTTTCTTGATAAACTAATTGAAACTTTTTTCCATCTTTAGTAATTTGATATAGCAAAGCTGGGTTAGCCACACTTAATATATAAATGTAATTAGTAGTTTTGGCTATACTTCTGAATTCAATTTTTAAAGAACCTTCGGCAATCGTATTTTCAAATTTTTCTTTAGATTTCAAATCATAAAACCCATATCGATTCTTATCTCCCGCATACCAAATCTTATCATGATCCAACACAATTGCCCTGATACTAATTTGATCTTGAAAGATTGTATCAATTTGCACCGAACTAAAACCAGCTGACTTTATTTTATTTTTATTTAAACTTTGAGCGCCCACAAAACACAATCCGCTAAAAAACAGGATAGCTGCAAATATTTTTCTCATAATAATCTTATTATTTTTTTCAAATATAAAATTTTAACTCAAATACATTAGCAATAATATTTATTTCTGGCACAATTGTTGTATATATCTTAACACAAACATTAACCTAATTGAGCCATGAAAACGAAATTAAAAATTGCCGCCATAATCGCCATCTTTTTTGCCATTCATACAAATGCCCAAAACAGAACTACAGTAAGCGCAATGAACTCCGAAATTAGTGACAATTTAGATTTGACAGCTGTATCTTCAATCTTTGGAGAATCAGAAAGCTTAAGCGATTTTGAAAGAAGATTAAACGATCCAAAACTTCAAATCTCAAATTTAGATTTAAATAATGACAATCGTGTTGATTATTTAAGAGTAATTGAATCTGTAGAAAACAGTACACACGTTGTCGTTATTCAATCTGTTATTGGACGTGATTTATACCAAGATGTTGCCACTATCGAAATTGAAAGAAACAGACAAAATAAAGTTTCTATCCAAATAGTTGGTAACGCATACCTTTACGGACAAAATTACATTTACGAACCAGTATATTACAATACCCCAAGAATTTACGCATCCTTTTGGGTTAACTTTTACAAACCATATTATTCATCTTGGAACTGGAATTATTACCCAACCTATTATTATGCCTGGAATCCTTGCTCTATTTTCAGATACAGACAAAATGTTTATGGCTGCATAAATTCATACAACACTTATAACTATGTAAGCTACAGAAGATGTTATAATGCTCCTGTAATTTACAGTTCATATAGCTGCAACAGTTATGCAAAACAGTATCCTCAATATGCTTTTTCAAGAAGAAACAGTA belongs to Flavobacterium aquiphilum and includes:
- a CDS encoding oxidoreductase, coding for MRKIFAAILFFSGLCFVGAQSLNKNKIKSAGFSSVQIDTIFQDQISIRAIVLDHDKIWYAGDKNRYGFYDLKSKEKFENTIAEGSLKIEFRSIAKTTNYIYILSVANPALLYQITKDGKKFQLVYQEKNEKVFYDSMQFWNDKDGIAVGDPITDRLTIIKTNDGGKTWNKLPDGKLPKLFEGEAHFAASNTNIIVEDNNTWIVSGGKKSRVFYSPDKGNSWSAYETPIIQGKQMTGIFTADFYDAKRGFISGGNYELPNQNSENKAVTNDGGKTWKLIAVNQAFGYASCVQYVPKSNGKGIVVVGASGLYYSSDGGVNWVQFSKDPSLYTIRFVDETTAIAAGSNKMIRIHFK